One window of Cetobacterium sp. 8H genomic DNA carries:
- a CDS encoding NAD(P)/FAD-dependent oxidoreductase has product MIKKSNNFCDVIIVGGGPAGASAAVYVASRGLKSIIFEKNDIGGTAGKVSSITHYLSVDNFETGESFKNKLEEQLKKYEIEIVKEEIVEFNLNKKTVITKSGSIYESSAIILANGTTPRKLNISGEDEFTGKGISSNPSKDGKNYIGKDIFVIGGADGAIKEAIYLSKYAKKLSIIHFEENLGTIAEFKNKLSTLNNIDLFLHSRLTKVEGKECIEFLEITDEKTKEVTRIESKGAGVFVYVGATPNTDKYSELDLENGFIKVNNKMQTNIEGIYAAGDICSKDIRQIATAVADGTIAGINVSNYLKNK; this is encoded by the coding sequence AAATCAAATAATTTTTGTGATGTTATAATCGTCGGTGGTGGACCTGCAGGCGCAAGTGCGGCTGTTTATGTTGCTAGTCGTGGATTAAAATCTATTATATTTGAAAAAAATGACATAGGTGGAACGGCAGGAAAGGTTTCTTCAATTACACATTACCTATCAGTAGATAACTTTGAAACAGGGGAATCTTTTAAAAACAAATTAGAAGAACAGCTAAAAAAATATGAGATTGAAATTGTAAAGGAAGAGATAGTTGAATTTAATTTAAATAAAAAAACAGTTATTACAAAATCAGGAAGTATTTATGAAAGTTCTGCAATAATATTAGCAAATGGAACTACACCTAGAAAACTTAATATTTCTGGAGAAGACGAATTTACAGGTAAGGGAATTTCTTCAAATCCATCAAAAGATGGTAAAAATTACATTGGGAAAGATATTTTTGTTATAGGTGGAGCAGACGGTGCAATAAAAGAAGCAATCTATCTTTCAAAATATGCAAAAAAATTATCTATTATTCATTTTGAAGAAAATCTTGGGACAATTGCTGAATTCAAAAATAAATTATCAACATTAAATAATATAGATTTATTTTTACATTCAAGATTGACAAAAGTTGAAGGTAAAGAATGTATTGAATTTTTAGAAATAACCGATGAAAAGACAAAAGAAGTGACTAGAATAGAGTCTAAAGGTGCTGGAGTATTTGTATATGTTGGGGCCACTCCAAATACTGATAAATATTCAGAGCTAGATTTAGAAAATGGATTTATAAAAGTTAATAATAAAATGCAGACAAATATCGAAGGAATATATGCTGCTGGAGATATTTGCAGTAAGGATATACGACAGATTGCCACAGCTGTTGCTGATGGAACAATCGCAGGAATAAATGTTTCAAACTATTTAAAAAA